ACGACGAAGGCGGCGAGCAGCAGAACGCCCGACAACACCAGCATGGGGCGGCGGAACAGGAGCCAGCCGGTCAGAGCGCGCCAGGCACGCGAGAGCCGCTCTGGCCGGCTGCGGCGGCCGAACGGCTTTGCCTGTGCAGGGGTCTTGCGCGACGCACGCGCGGAGCCGCGCCCGCTCTTGCTGCGGGGTTGGGCGGTCTTGCGGTCGATCTTCACCGATCGCACGAGGCATCCTCCACGATCCAGCGACAGAGCTTGGAATAGGACATGCCGTTGACGGCGGCCTGTTCCGGCACCAGCGAGGTCGGCGTCATGCCCGGCTGGGTGTTGGTTTCGAGCAGCACCAGGCGATGCTTGTCCGTCACCGTGTTGTCGTAGCGCAGGTCGGTGCGCGACACGCCGCGGCAGCCCAACGCCGCATGGGCACGCTCGGCCAGCGCCAAAGCTTCCTTTGCCACGGCGGCCGGAATCTTCGCGGGAAGGACGTGGATCGAGCCGCCCTCCGCGTATTTCGCCTCGTAGTCGTAGAATTCGAGATTGGTGGTGATCTCTGTCACGCCAAGTCCCTTGCCGCCCATCACCGCGACCGTGAGTTCGCGGCCGGGGACAAACTCCTCGACCATCATCTCGCTGGAGATCGTCCAGTCTTCGGCGCCCAGCGCTTCGGGCGGGCGGTTCGCGCCCTTGCGGATGATGAAGACGCCGACCGACGAGCCTTCGTTGACCGGCTTGACCACATAGGGCGGCTCCATCAGGTGCTGCGCCGCGGCCTCGCGGCGGTCGACCACGATGGAGTTCACCACCGGCAGGCCGGCCGCGCGATAGACGTCCTTGGTACGCTGCTTGTGCATCGCCAGCGCCGAGGCCAGCACGCCCGAATGGGTGTAGGGGATGCGCAGAAGCTCGAGCAGGCCCTGGACGCAGCCATCCTCGCCCCAGCGCCCGTGCAGCGCGTTGAAGACGACGTCGGGCTGCGCATCGAGAAGCTGCTGTGCGAGATTGTCGGCGGGATCGATCTCGAGCACCTCGAAGCCTTCTTCGCGCAACGCCTTCACGATGCCGGCGCCGGACGACAGGCTGACTTCGCGTTCCGCGGAACGCCCGCCGAGCAGGACTGCCACGCGCTTGTATGAAGTCATGCCACGCCCACCCGCTTGATCTCCCACTCCAGCACGACACCGGACTTCGCCTTGACCCGGGCACGGACCTCTTCGCCCAAGGCCTCGATATCGGCGGCGGTCGCATCGCCCAGATTGATGAGGAAATTGCAATGCATCTCGCTGACCTGCGCCGCGCCGCGCCGCAGGCCGCGGCCACCGGCTTCGTCGATCAGCTGCCAGGCCTTGCGGCCGGGCGGATTCTTGAAGGTCGAGCCGCCGGTGCGGGTCTTCACCGGCTGGCTGGCCTCGCGGTCGGCGACCAGCTTGTCCATGCGGGCACGCACCGCGGCGGGATCGTCCCGGGTGCCCTCGAACACGGCGCTGACGAAGATGACATCGTCCGGCACGGCGCTGTGGCGATAGGTGAAACCCATATCGGCAGGCTTGAGCGTGACGACACTACCCCGGCCGTTGATGGCGGTGGCCTCGACAAGCACGTCCTTGATCTCGCGGCCGTAGCATCCGGCGTTCATGCGCAGCGCGCCGCCCACCGTGCCGGGAATGCCGCGCAGGAATTCGAGACCGGCGATCCCCGCATCCGCCGCAAGCTTCGCCACGTTGCCGTCGAGCGCGGCGGCGCCGGCCGTGACACGGGTGCCGTCGATGCTCGTCTTGCCCATCGCGCCCGGTAGGCGCACCACCACGCCGGGAATGCCGCCGTCGCGGATCAGGAGATTCGAGCCGACACCGATCACGCCGACGCGCAGATCCGCCGGCTTCGCCGCCAAGAAGGTCGCGAGGTCTTGCGCATCGGCAGGGCGGAAGAGAATCTCCGCCGGACCGCCGGCACGGAACCAGACGAGGTCCTTGAGCGGCGCGTCGGCGGTGTAGGTGCCGCGCACGGGCGGGAGGGCATCGCAGGGGCGGGTCATCATCATGCCCCCGCTGCCGCAAGCGAATAGCGAATGGCGAGTAGCGAGCGGGGGGAAACGTGGCTTTCCCTATTCGCTACTCGCCATTCGCTATTCGCCATGCACACGGAACACCTCATGGCGTGCCCCTCGCCTTCATCACCAGCTCCAACCCATGTGCCCATTGCGTGATCGAGCCGGCGCCGAGGAAGACGATGGCGCCGCCGTCCAGGTTGTTCTCCAGCGTCGCGAGCAGCGCCGGCAGATCGGCCTCACCCTCGATCACCCGGACGTCGCGGTGGCCATGGGCCCGCAGCGCCTCGGCATAGCTGTCGCGGCTGATGCCCTCGATGGGTTTCTCGCCGGCCGCATAGACGGGCGCGATGATCGCCACATCGGCATCGTTCAGGCATTTGGCGAACTGCTCGAAGGTGTCGTGCAGGCGGGTGTAGCGGTGCGGCTGGACGATCGCGACCACCGGACCGCTATAGGCTTGGCGGGCGGCCTTGAGCGCCGCCGCGATCTTGAACGGATTGTGCGCGTAGTCGTCGATGATCGCCGCGCCGTTCCACTCGCCGACCTTGCTGAAGCGGCGGCCGACGCCGCCGAATTTGGCGAGCGCAGCACGGATGATCTCCTCGCCGATGCCGAGCTCGCGCGCCACGGTGATCGCGGCCAGCGCGTTCTGGACATTGTGCTCGCCCGGCATCGGAAGGCTGAGGTCATCCATCCGGCTCTGCGTGCCTGCGCGGCGATCGGTGATCACCACGTCGAAATGCGAGGCGCCCTCGGAGAACCGCACGTTCGTGGCGCGGATGTCGGCCTGCGGCGACAGGCCATAGGTGATGATCCGCCGGTCCTCGATGCGGCCGACCATGGCCTGCACCTCGGGATGATCGAGGCAGAGGACGGCGAAACCGTAGAACGGCACGTTCTCGACGAAGCGCTGGAACGCGTCGCGCATGCGGTCGAAGGTGCCGTAGAAATCCAGATGGTCGGGATCCGCGTTGGTGACGACCGCAACCGTCGCCGGCAGCTTGAGGAAGGTGCCGTCGCTCTCGTCGGCCTCGACCACGACCCACTCACCGGCTCCGAGCCGCGCATTGGTGCCGTAGGCGTTGATGATGCCGCCATTGACGACGGTGGGGTCGAGGCCGCCGGCGTCGAGCAGGGCCGCGATCAGCGTCGTGGTCGTCGTCTTGCCGTTCGTGCCGGCGACGGCGACGCAGGAGCGCAGGCGCATGATCTCGGCCAGCATCTCGGCGCGGCGCACCAGCGGCAGGCTGAGCGCCCGGGCGGCATCGAACTCGGGATTCCCGGGCTTCACGGCGGAGGAATAGACCACGGCGTGGGCGTCACGCAGATTTTCCGGGCTGTGGCCGATCATGATCGGAATGCCCATCTTGCGCAGCCGCTTGACGTTGGCGCTGTCGGCGACGTCGCTGCCCTGAATCTTGTAGCCCAGATTGTGCATGATCTCGGCGATGCCGCTCATGCCGATGCCGCCGATGCCGATGAAATGGATGGTGCCGACATCGAGCGGAACGCGGGTCTTGGCGGGGGCGGTCATGCGGCCCTCGCGATCTGCTCGACGGCATCGGCGAAGCGCTGCGTGCCGTCGATCTTGCCGATGCTGCGCGCGGCGGCGGCACGCCGGGCGAGATCGTCGGGCGCGGCAAATGCCGCGGTCAGCATATCCGCGAGTTTTTGCGCGGTGAGCTCCGACTGGCGGACGCGCCAGCCGCCGCCGGCCTTCTCCAGCGCGTCGGCATTGGGCGTCTGGTTGTCGTCGAGGGCGTGCGGCAGCGGCACGAGGATCGCGGGACGGCCGATCGCGGCGAGCTCGCTCACCGTGCCGGCGCCGGAGCGGGCGATGACGAGATGGGCGGCGGCGATCCGGGCCGGCATATCGCCGAAGAACGGCGCGAGCTCGGCTTTCACGCCGGCGCGGGCATAGGCGGCCTTGACCGCTTCGAGGTCCTCCGGCCGGCATTGCTGCACGATATCGAGACGGGCGCGTATCGCCTCCGGCAGCAGCGCGATAGCGGCGGGAACAAGCTCGCTGAAGACGCGCGCGCCCTGGCTGCCGCCGAAGACGAGCAGCTTCAGCGGGCCGCTCGGCGTCGGCTTGTCGTAAGGCGCGCCGGCCAGCGCGACGACTTCGGGACGCAGCGTGTTGCCGGTGTAGACGACCTTTTTCATGTCCTTGGGCAGGAAGCGGACCAGCGGCAGGTTTGCGGCGATCAGGCGGACGTGATTCATCACCAGCCGGTTGGCGCGGCCGAGCAGCGCATCCGGCGCCAGGATCGCGGTCGGAATGCGGCACGCGATGGCGGCGATCATGACGGGAACGCTTGGATAGCCGCCGAATCCGACCACCGCGACAGGCTTCAGGCGGCGGAGCTTGATCCACGACAGGGCGATGCCGCCGACGATCTCGAACGGCGCACTCAGCAGGCCGAGGATGGAGCGGTCGGAGAAGGCGGCGGACGGCACGGTCTCGATCCGCGCATCGGGAAAGGCGGTGGCGTAGTTCTTGAAACGCGCATCGGTGAAGACGACGACCGTCGCGCCGCGCCGTTGCAGCTCGCCTGCCAGCGCCTGCGCCGGGAAGAGATGGCCGCCGGTGCCGCCGGCCGAGAGCACGATGACGCTCATGCGCGCGCTCCCAGAAGCTCGTAGAGGGAGTGCTCGCGGGTCGGGAGCTGCGGACGCTGGCGGGTGACCGCGAGCGCGAAGCCCATGGTGAGCGCCACCGCGAAGAGCGACGAGCCGCCATAGGAGATGAACGGCAGCGTCATGCCCTTGGCGGGCAGCATATGCACCGCCACGCCCATGTTGATGAAGGCCTGCAGCGCGGTGACGGTGGCGAGGCCGGCGCCGGCGAGCTGGGAGAAGCGGTCGCGCTGTTCGGCCGAACGCAGCAGCAGCCGCACCGCAAGGGCACAGAACAGCAGCGCGATGACTCCGCACAGGATGAGACCGAACTCCTCGCCCGCCACGGCGAAGACGAAGTCGGAATGCGCCTCGGGGATGTGGTACTTGACCGTGCCGGCACCCGGTCCGACGCCGGTGAGACCGCCATGCGCAAAGGCCCGCAGCGCAAGCTTGGTCTGGTAGCCGCCCTCGCCGTCGGGGTCCAGGAACTGGTCGATGCGGTGATGGACATGCGGGAACAGCGCATAGGCGAGCGTGCCCAGCACGACGGTGCTGCCGGCCAGGATGCTCATCCATTTGAGCGGCACACCGGAGAAGAAGAGCAGCGCGGCCCAGAGCGCGAGCAGCAGCGTGGTCTGGCCGACATCGGGCTGTTTCAGCAGGACGGCGATGGCGGGCAGGATGAGGAGCAGCGCGATCAACGGTTTGGGCAGCGGCATCGGATTGCGGTCGGCGATGATCGCCGCGGCAAGCACCGCAAAGCCCGGCTTGAGGAATTCGGAAGGCTGGAGCGAGAAGGGACCGAGTTCGACGGCGCGGTGGGCGCCGAAGGCTTCGTTGCCGACCACCAGTACCAGCCCGGAGCCGATCAGCGCCACGGCGAAAATGATCGCAGCGGCGACCTTGAGTTGTTGCAGCGAGAGCAGCGAGGCGCCGCCGACGATGCCGGCCGCAATGACCGCGAAGACGATCTGCTTCACGGCATAGCGGAAATCGCCGGCCGTCAGCGAGCCGCCGGTCGCGGCGGGACTGGCGGCGAAGGCGAGCATCAGGCCGATGGCGATGAGCATGAGCATGAGCACCAGCGCGGGGCGGTCGACGGTCCACCACCAGGCGGCATAGGAGCTGCGGTCGGCGCGGCTGTTCATGACGCCTCCCGTACGGGATCGGCGCGCAGATCGGCGACGAGGTCGCGGAAGACGTCGCCGCGATGCTCGAAATCCTTGAACTGGTCGAAGGAGGCGCAGGCGGGCGAAAGCAGCACCACGGGCGACGACAGCCCCGACTGCGCCGCATCGGCGGCGGCGGCGCGGACGGCCGAGCCGAGCGTGCCGGATATCTCGTACGCGACTTGGCCGCGGAGCGTCGCGGCGAAGCTACGCGCGGCGTCGCCGATCAGATAGGCCTTGCGGATGCGCGGGAAAAAAGGCGCGAGGCTCTCGATGCCGCCCGCCTTGGCCTTGCCGCCGGCGATCCAGAAAATGTCGGGATAGCAGGCAAGGGCCCGTGCCGCCGCATCGGCATTGGTGGCCTTGGAGTCGTTGATAAAACGGACCTCGCCGATCCGTCCAACCTCCTCGATGCGATGGGCCAGGCCCGGGAAATCGGCGATGGCTGTCGCGATCGTCCTGGCATCGCGGGCGAAGGATTTGGTCGCGGCATAGGCGAGCGCGGCGTTCTGCTGGTTGTGGGCACCGGGAAGATGTGCGGCGCCGGCGAGATCCATCACCTTCGCGGCGCGCTGGCCCTGCGCATCGTAGAGCGCGCCGTCGACCGCGAAGACGCCGCGGCCCAGCACCTTGCCGACCGAGACAGGAACGGCCGCCGCGCCGCCGCCGGCGGCAAGGCGGGTGAAGATCGCGGCGGAGGGCGCGTCGTCGACGCCGACCACGACCAGCCCGCTCTTCGAGGTCTGGCTCAGGAGTCGCGCCTTCACGGCCGCGTAATTCTCCAGCGTGCCGTGGCGGTCGATATGGTCGGGCGTGATGTTCGACAGCACCGCGACGTCGGGCACAAGGCCCGGCGCGAGGTCGATCTGGTAGGACGAAAGCTCCAGGACATAGACCGTCTGCGGACCAGGCGGTTCGAGATCGAGCACGGCCTTGCCGATATTGCCGCCAACCTGCACGTCGTAGCCGTTGGCCGCGAGGATATGGCCGATCAGCGCGGTCGTGGTCGACTTGCCGTTGGTGCCGGTGATGGCGATGACGGGAGAACGGCCCGGAACCGCGGGATCGGCGCCCATCTCGCGGGCGAACACTTCCATGTCGCCGATGACTTCGACCTGTGCGGCCTTGGCGCGCTCGACGATGGCGTGCGGCCTGGGATGGGTCAGCGGCACGCCGGGCGAGAGCACCAGCGACCTGATCCGGTCCCACGGCCATTCCGAGAAGGGCAGGATGACGGCGCCGAGCGCCGCAGCCTCGCGGCGCGCCTCCTCCTTGTCGTCCCAGGCATGGATATTCGCGCCACCGGCCTTCAGCGCGGCGATGGACGCAAGGCCGCTCCGCGCCAGTCCGAAGACGCCGACGTCCCTGCCATGGAAGGAGCGCGCAACGATCATGGGCTATCGCAGCTTCAGGGTTGCAAGGCCGACCAGCGCAAGGACCACCGCGACGATCCAGAAACGGATGACGATGGTGGGCTCCTTCCAGCCGAGCTGTTCGTAATGATGATGGATCGGCGCCATCCGGAAGACGCGCTTGCCGGTGGTCTTGAACGAGATGACCTGGACGATCACGGAAATCGTCTCGAACACGAAGAGGCCGCCGACGATGAACAGCACGATCTCGTGCTTGACCGCGACCGCGACGGCGCCGAGCGCCCCGCCGAGCGGGAGCGAACCGGTGTCGCCCATGAAGACCATGGCGGGCGGCGCGTTGTACCAGAGGAAGCCGAGACCGGCGCCGATCAGGGCGGCGAGGAAGACGGCAAGCTCGCCGCTGCCGGCGACGTAGATCAGCTCGAGATATCTCGAGAAATTGTAGTTGCCGACGAGATAGGCGATCAGCAGGAAGGTCGCGGCGGCGATCATCACCGGCACGATGGCGAGGCCGTCGAGCCCGTCGGTGAAGTTCACCGCATTGGCCGCGCCCGCGATCACGATGCCGCCGACCACGACGAAGCCGATCCCGAACGGGATCACGAAGTTCTTGAAGAACGGCACCGCCAGCGTGCCCTGCAGCGAGGGGTCCTCGAGCCGCATCACCAGCCAGGTGGCCGCGAAGGCGACGCCGAACTCCACCGCAAGGCGGACATAGCCGCTGACCCCGGCCGACGAGCGCTTGCTCACCTTCAGATAGTCGTCGGCGAAGCCGAGCGCGCCATAGGCGATCGTCACCAGCATCACGATCCAGACATACTGGTTGGACAGGTTGGCCCAGAGCAGCGTGGATACGATCCAGGGCAGCAGGATCAGGACCCCGCCCATGGTCGGCGTGCCGGCCTTTTCGACGATATGGCGCTGCGGGCCGTCGGCGCGGATCGGCTGGCCCTTGCCCTGCTTCACCTTCAGCCACTGGATCAGCGAGCCGTTGACGATGAAGGCGAGGATCAGTGCCGTGATGACGGCGCCGCCGGAGCGGAAGGTGAGATATTTGAACAGCCGGAAGAAGGCGAGCTGGTCGGTATGGGTGAGCAGCGAGAGATAATACAGCATGGCGTTATGCAGCCCTCGCTTTCAACGCATCGACGATCACGGCCATCTTGCTGCCGAGCGAACCCTTGACCAGGACGGTGTCGCCGGCCTTCAGCGCCGCCGTCAGAAGCGGCGCGAGCTCGGCCGAGGTTTGCGTCCAGGCGCCGCGGCGCGCCGTGGGCAGGACGTCCCATAGGGATTTCATCTGTGCCCCGCAGAGGAAGACGAGATCGGCACGGGCCGCCTCGAGCGGAACCGCCAGGCCGGCGTGATGCGACGCGCCATCCGGACCCATCTCCAGCATGTCGCCCAGGACGGCGATGCGGCGGCCCTTGGCGGCGCCGAGCAGCGCCAGCGCGGCGGCCATCGAGGCCGGGTTGGCGTTGTAGCTCTCGTCGATCACATCGACATCGCCGGCCGCGAAGCGGGCGCCGCGGCCCTTGAGCGCGGCAAAATCCTTGAGCGCCGCGGCGGCGTTCAACACGTCGCCGTCGAGCAACGCGACGACGAGCAGCGCCGCAACGGCATTGCCCGCGATGTGCCGACCCGGTGCGCCGATGCGGAATTCGACCGGCGTGCCGCAGATATCCGCCTTGACGTGACAACCATCGGCGGACTCTTCATAGGCGATGAGACGGGCGTCGCTGCCCGGCTTCTCGCCGAATTTCAGGATGCGGCCGACATGCGCCTGGCGGGCACGGGCCCCGAGGCGGTCGGCGTAGGGGCTGTCGGCCGGCAGGATCGCGGCGCCGCCGGGGCTCAGGCCTTCGAAGATCTCGGACTTGGCGTCGGCGATGGCTTCGCAGGTCCCGAAGAATTCGAGATGCGCCGGCGCGATGGTGGTGACCAGCGCGACATGCGGCTGGACGAATCCGACCAGCGAACGGATTTCGCCGAAATGATTCATCCCGATCTCGAACACGCCGTATTTGGCGTCGCGCGGCAGGGCGGCCAAGCTGAGCGGCACGCCCCAGTGATTGTTGTAGGACGCGGCCGAGCAATGCGTCGTGCCGAGGGCGCCGAGGGCGACGCGCAGCAATTCCTTGGTCGTGGTCTTGCCGGCGCTGCCGGTGACACCGACGATCTTCGCCGAGGACCGGGCGCGGGCGGCGCGGGCGAGATCTTCCAGGCCGCGCTGGGTGTTGGCGACCGTAAGCAAGGCCGCGCCGGCGCCGAGACCCGGCGGATCGCGGCTGACCAGCGCCGCGCCGGCCCCGGCGTCGAACGCCGCCTTGACGAAATCATGGCCATCCCGGCTGTCGCCCTTCAGTGCGACGAACAGATCGCCCTTGCGCAGCGTACGCGTGTCGATGGAGAGGCCGTCCACCTCGAAGGCGCGGCCGGGAATGCCGAGCGTGGCGCCCTGCGCCTCCTCCGATGTCCAGAGCGCGGTCATGCGGCGCGCCCTCCCAGAGACAATGCGGCTTTCACGGCTTCGTCGCGGTCGGAGAAGGGACGGGTCTCCGTGCCGACGATCTGGCCGCTCTCGTGGCCCTTGCCCGCGATGATCAGCAGGTCGCCGGTCGCGAGCGCGGCGATGCCTTCGTGGATGGCGGTCGCCCGGTCGCCGATCTCGCGTGCGCCGGGCGCGCCGGCAAGCGCCTCGTTGCGGATCGTGGCGGCATCTTCGGTGCGCGGATTGTCGTCGGTGATGATCACGACATCCGCGTTGTCGGTCGCCGCCTTGCCCATCAGCGGGCGTTTGCCTTTGTCGCGGTCGCCACCGCAGCCGAAAATGACGTGCAGCCGGCCCGCCACATGCGGCCGGACGGCGGTCAGGACCTCGGCGAGCGACGCATCGGTGTGGGCGTAGTCGACATAGATCGGCGCGCCGGACGCGGCGTAGGCGACCTTCTCGAGCCGGCCGGGAGCGCCTTTGAGATGTTCGAGCGCGGCGAAAACTCGGTCCGGATCGTCGCCCAGCCCGATCACCAGCGCGGCAGCGATCAAGGCATTGGACGCCTGGAAGCTGCCGGCGAGCGGCAGGCCGACCGTATAATCCTGGCCGGCATGCCGAAGGCGGAGCGTCTGGCCGTCGATGCGGCCTTCGCGGGACAAAAGGCGGATGGCTTCGCCGCGTTCGCCGACCGCCATGATCTTCAGGCCGCGCTGGCGCGCCGCGGCGATGAAGCGCTCGGCATATTCCGCATCGGCATTCACGACGGCGAGACCGCCCTCGCGGACCACTTCGGAGAACAGGCGCAGCTTGGCGCGGACATAGTGCTCGACCGTGCCGTGATAGTCGAAATGGTCGCGGCTGAGATTGGTGAAGGCGCAGGCGGCGATCTCCACCCCGTCGAGGCGGAACTGATCGAGGCCGTGGCTGGACGCTTCCAACGCGAGATGATCGATGCCGTCCTTTTTCAGCTGCGCGAGCAGGCGGTGGACTTCGATCGGATCGGGCGTGGTGTGCCGAAGCGGGATCTCGCCGGAGGGCGTCACGACGCCGACCGTGCCGAGGCTGGCGGCGGGCTTGCCCAGCGCCGTCCAGATCTCGCGCACGAAGGCGACGATGGAGGATTTGCCCTTGGTGCCGGTGACGGCCGCGACGGTCTTCGGCTGGGCGCCGAAGAAGCGCGCGGCCTGGCGGGCGAGGCCGAGGCGCGGATTGTCGTCGGCGATGAAGCGCACATTGAGCGCCGCGGCGGCCGGACCGATGTCAGGACGGCCGAGCACCGCGACCGCGCCGCGCGCGACGGCGTCCTTCAGGAAGGCCGCGCCGTCGGCCTTCGAGCCCGAGAGCGCGGCGAACAAATAGCCGGGCCTGACCTCGCGGCTGTCGCTCGCGAGTCCCGTAAAACCGTCCGACGCCTGCATGGCGTTCTCGCCCACCTGACCGGCTCCGATCCTGTCCCCGGAATGTGTTGCCATTATGTATTCTCGCGGGTCGCTGGGACCGGCTTCTGCGGCACGCCCAGAAGCGGCGCAATGCGCGAAATCACGCGGCCGGCGAGCGGCGCGGCGGTCGAGCCGGCGAGCGCGATTCCGCCGGTTTCCTTGGTGCCGTGCGGCGTGTCCAGCAGCACGAAGACAATGTAGCGGGGATCCTCGATCGGAAACGCCGCGAGGAACGACGTCACCAGGACATGGTGCTGGTAACCATGGCCGTCCTCGCGCGGCTTTTCGGCCGAGCCGGTCTTGCCGCCGACGTCATAGCCGAGGATGTCGGCCTTGCGGCCGGTGCCGTTGGTCACGACATAGCGCAGCAGATCGCGCATTTTCGCGCTGGTGCCGGGCTTGAGCACCTGCGCGCCGCGGGCGTCGGCGGGATGTTTGAGGAAGGTCGGCGTAATCCGGCGCCCGCCATTCACCACGATGGCGGCGGCCGCGACGTAGGAGAGCGGCGCCACCGAGATGCCGTGGCCGAAGCCGATCGTCGCGGTCTCGATGGTTCCCCAATGCGCCGGCGATGGGTAGAGCGGCCGGGCGAATTCGGGCAGCTCGGTGCGCAGCGTGTGGAGGATGCCGAGGCTGTCGAGGAATTCGCGCTGCCGCGTGCCGCCGGAGCGGAGAGCGATCTGCGCCGTGCCGATATTGGACGAATGGGCGAGGATGTCGCGCGCCGTATAGGTGGCCGGCATCGCTTCCGCTTCGTGGATCGTATACTTGCCGATCTTGAAGCCATTGCCGATGCGGAAGACCTCGTCCGGCGTCGTCGTGTGGTCCTCGGTCGCCAGCGCGAAGGACAGCACCTTGAACACCGAGCCGAGCTCGTAGCGGTCGCCCGCCATGATGTTCTTGTCGCTGTCGTCGCCCTTGAAATGCCGGTCGTTGGGATCGAAATTCGGGACCGACACCATCGCGAGCACTTCGCCGGTGTCCACATTCATCACGATGCCGCCGGCCTTCACGGCGCGGAAGGTCTTGCGCGCCGCCTCGACCTCGCTGGCCAGGATGAATTGCACCCGCATGTCGACCGCGAGCTGGACCGGCTCGGACGGCGCGGTGCGCAGCTGGGTGTCGAGGCCGCCTTCGAGGCCGGACTGGCCGTTGCCGTCCGGATCGGTGACGCCCAGCAGCTGCGCGGCCGCGCGGCCGTCGGGGTAATAGCGCTTGGTGTTCGGTTCGAATTCCAGGCCCGGCAGGCCCAGATGCATCACCTTGTCCTGGACGTCCGGGGTCAGCTGGCGCGCCACGAGGACATAAGGGTGCTTGGTGTTGTCGAAGGCCGCCCGCAGGCGGCGCGCGTCGGTGCCGGTGAGGCCGGCGAGGTCGCGCGCGGCCTCGTCCTTGTCATAGAGGGCGTGCGGCAGGACGTAGAGATCCATCACGGGGAGGT
The nucleotide sequence above comes from Rhizomicrobium sp.. Encoded proteins:
- a CDS encoding D-alanine--D-alanine ligase — translated: MTSYKRVAVLLGGRSAEREVSLSSGAGIVKALREEGFEVLEIDPADNLAQQLLDAQPDVVFNALHGRWGEDGCVQGLLELLRIPYTHSGVLASALAMHKQRTKDVYRAAGLPVVNSIVVDRREAAAQHLMEPPYVVKPVNEGSSVGVFIIRKGANRPPEALGAEDWTISSEMMVEEFVPGRELTVAVMGGKGLGVTEITTNLEFYDYEAKYAEGGSIHVLPAKIPAAVAKEALALAERAHAALGCRGVSRTDLRYDNTVTDKHRLVLLETNTQPGMTPTSLVPEQAAVNGMSYSKLCRWIVEDASCDR
- the murB gene encoding UDP-N-acetylmuramate dehydrogenase — translated: MMMTRPCDALPPVRGTYTADAPLKDLVWFRAGGPAEILFRPADAQDLATFLAAKPADLRVGVIGVGSNLLIRDGGIPGVVVRLPGAMGKTSIDGTRVTAGAAALDGNVAKLAADAGIAGLEFLRGIPGTVGGALRMNAGCYGREIKDVLVEATAINGRGSVVTLKPADMGFTYRHSAVPDDVIFVSAVFEGTRDDPAAVRARMDKLVADREASQPVKTRTGGSTFKNPPGRKAWQLIDEAGGRGLRRGAAQVSEMHCNFLINLGDATAADIEALGEEVRARVKAKSGVVLEWEIKRVGVA
- the murC gene encoding UDP-N-acetylmuramate--L-alanine ligase; this encodes MTAPAKTRVPLDVGTIHFIGIGGIGMSGIAEIMHNLGYKIQGSDVADSANVKRLRKMGIPIMIGHSPENLRDAHAVVYSSAVKPGNPEFDAARALSLPLVRRAEMLAEIMRLRSCVAVAGTNGKTTTTTLIAALLDAGGLDPTVVNGGIINAYGTNARLGAGEWVVVEADESDGTFLKLPATVAVVTNADPDHLDFYGTFDRMRDAFQRFVENVPFYGFAVLCLDHPEVQAMVGRIEDRRIITYGLSPQADIRATNVRFSEGASHFDVVITDRRAGTQSRMDDLSLPMPGEHNVQNALAAITVARELGIGEEIIRAALAKFGGVGRRFSKVGEWNGAAIIDDYAHNPFKIAAALKAARQAYSGPVVAIVQPHRYTRLHDTFEQFAKCLNDADVAIIAPVYAAGEKPIEGISRDSYAEALRAHGHRDVRVIEGEADLPALLATLENNLDGGAIVFLGAGSITQWAHGLELVMKARGTP
- the murG gene encoding undecaprenyldiphospho-muramoylpentapeptide beta-N-acetylglucosaminyltransferase → MSVIVLSAGGTGGHLFPAQALAGELQRRGATVVVFTDARFKNYATAFPDARIETVPSAAFSDRSILGLLSAPFEIVGGIALSWIKLRRLKPVAVVGFGGYPSVPVMIAAIACRIPTAILAPDALLGRANRLVMNHVRLIAANLPLVRFLPKDMKKVVYTGNTLRPEVVALAGAPYDKPTPSGPLKLLVFGGSQGARVFSELVPAAIALLPEAIRARLDIVQQCRPEDLEAVKAAYARAGVKAELAPFFGDMPARIAAAHLVIARSGAGTVSELAAIGRPAILVPLPHALDDNQTPNADALEKAGGGWRVRQSELTAQKLADMLTAAFAAPDDLARRAAAARSIGKIDGTQRFADAVEQIARAA
- a CDS encoding putative peptidoglycan glycosyltransferase FtsW; this translates as MNSRADRSSYAAWWWTVDRPALVLMLMLIAIGLMLAFAASPAATGGSLTAGDFRYAVKQIVFAVIAAGIVGGASLLSLQQLKVAAAIIFAVALIGSGLVLVVGNEAFGAHRAVELGPFSLQPSEFLKPGFAVLAAAIIADRNPMPLPKPLIALLLILPAIAVLLKQPDVGQTTLLLALWAALLFFSGVPLKWMSILAGSTVVLGTLAYALFPHVHHRIDQFLDPDGEGGYQTKLALRAFAHGGLTGVGPGAGTVKYHIPEAHSDFVFAVAGEEFGLILCGVIALLFCALAVRLLLRSAEQRDRFSQLAGAGLATVTALQAFINMGVAVHMLPAKGMTLPFISYGGSSLFAVALTMGFALAVTRQRPQLPTREHSLYELLGARA
- the murD gene encoding UDP-N-acetylmuramoyl-L-alanine--D-glutamate ligase; translation: MIVARSFHGRDVGVFGLARSGLASIAALKAGGANIHAWDDKEEARREAAALGAVILPFSEWPWDRIRSLVLSPGVPLTHPRPHAIVERAKAAQVEVIGDMEVFAREMGADPAVPGRSPVIAITGTNGKSTTTALIGHILAANGYDVQVGGNIGKAVLDLEPPGPQTVYVLELSSYQIDLAPGLVPDVAVLSNITPDHIDRHGTLENYAAVKARLLSQTSKSGLVVVGVDDAPSAAIFTRLAAGGGAAAVPVSVGKVLGRGVFAVDGALYDAQGQRAAKVMDLAGAAHLPGAHNQQNAALAYAATKSFARDARTIATAIADFPGLAHRIEEVGRIGEVRFINDSKATNADAAARALACYPDIFWIAGGKAKAGGIESLAPFFPRIRKAYLIGDAARSFAATLRGQVAYEISGTLGSAVRAAAADAAQSGLSSPVVLLSPACASFDQFKDFEHRGDVFRDLVADLRADPVREAS
- the mraY gene encoding phospho-N-acetylmuramoyl-pentapeptide-transferase, giving the protein MLYYLSLLTHTDQLAFFRLFKYLTFRSGGAVITALILAFIVNGSLIQWLKVKQGKGQPIRADGPQRHIVEKAGTPTMGGVLILLPWIVSTLLWANLSNQYVWIVMLVTIAYGALGFADDYLKVSKRSSAGVSGYVRLAVEFGVAFAATWLVMRLEDPSLQGTLAVPFFKNFVIPFGIGFVVVGGIVIAGAANAVNFTDGLDGLAIVPVMIAAATFLLIAYLVGNYNFSRYLELIYVAGSGELAVFLAALIGAGLGFLWYNAPPAMVFMGDTGSLPLGGALGAVAVAVKHEIVLFIVGGLFVFETISVIVQVISFKTTGKRVFRMAPIHHHYEQLGWKEPTIVIRFWIVAVVLALVGLATLKLR